One Pyrus communis chromosome 13, drPyrComm1.1, whole genome shotgun sequence genomic window carries:
- the LOC137712071 gene encoding 4-coumarate--CoA ligase-like 9 → MAEESAANLRRWIDPKSGYCPRTETFHSLRRPVPLPHTLPLSLTQFTLSLLDSSTAKPTTSVLIDAASGRHVSYPTFLSQIHSLTLSLQSLALSKGHVAFILSTPSLHVPVLYFSLLALGVVVCPANPMGSESEIAHQVRLTRPAIAFTMSATASKLPKGDDKIRTVILDSPEFLSMLDRDGSSVIRSESSVEVNQTDPAAILFSSGTTGRVKGVMLTHRNFIALIAGMHAHRRKPDPTLPDGQPVSLFTLPLFHVFGFFMVVRAVALGETLVLMERFEFEAMLRAVERHKVSYMPVSPPLIVALAKSELAQKYDLSSLRLLGCGGAPLGKEAADRFGERFPNVEVVQGYGLTETGGGATRMIDPEECARHASVGRLAENMEAKVVDPETGEALPPGKRGELWLRGPTIMKGYVGDDKATAETLDEDGWLKTGDLCYFDDEGFLYIVDRLKELIKYKAYQVPPAELEHILQSHPDIEDAAVIPYPDEDVGQIPMAYVVRKPRSNITEAQVMDFVAKQVAPYKKIRRVAFINSIPKSPAGKILRRELVTHALSTGSSKL, encoded by the exons ATGGCGGAGGAATCAGCAGCAAATCTCAGACGTTGGATCGACCCGAAGAGCGGCTACTGTCCACGTACCGAGACCTTCCACTCTCTCCGGCGTCCGGTCCCACTCCCGCACACCCTACCCCTCTCCCTCACCCAATTCACCCTCTCCCTCCTCGATTCCTCTACGGCCAAGCCCACCACGTCCGTCCTCATCGACGCCGCCTCCGGCCGCCACGTCTCCTACCCAACCTTCCTCAGCCAAATccactcactcactctctccctCCAATCCCTCGCGCTCTCCAAAGGCCACGTGGCTTTCATTCTCTCCACTCCTTCGCTCCACGTCCCCGTCCTCTATTTCTCCCTCCTCGCCTTAGGCGTCGTCGTTTGTCCCGCCAATCCGATGGGGTCCGAGTCTGAGATCGCCCACCAGGTCCGGCTAACCCGACCCGCCATCGCCTTCACCATGTCAGCAACCGCCAGCAAGCTCCCCAAAGGGGATGATAAAATCCGCACCGTAATCCTCGACTCGCCCGAATTCCTCTCCATGCTCGACCGGGACGGGTCATCCGTAATCCGATCTGAGAGCTCAGTTGAAGTCAACCAAACCGACCCGGCTGCGATTCTTTTCTCCTCCGGCACCACCGGCCGTGTCAAAGGCGTTATGTTGACTCACCGCAACTTCATCGCCCTCATAGCCGGGATGCACGCCCATCGGCGCAAACCTGACCCGACCCTACCCGACGGGCAACCCGTATCGCTGTTCACGCTGCCTCTGTTCCACGTGTTCGGGTTCTTCATGGTGGTTCGGGCGGTGGCGTTGGGCGAGACCTTGGTTTTGATGGAGAGGTTCGAGTTCGAAGCGATGCTGAGGGCCGTGGAGAGGCACAAAGTGTCGTACATGCCGGTGTCGCCCCCGTTGATCGTGGCTCTGGCGAAGTCGGAGTTGGCTCAGAAGTACGATCTCAGCTCGCTTCGGCTTCTCGGCTGTGGCGGCGCGCCGCTGGGCAAGGAGGCTGCGGACAGATTTGGTGAGAGATTTCCCAATGTGGAAGTTGTACAG GGATATGGTTTAACCGAGACCGGAGGAGGGGCTACGAGGATGATTGACCCTGAAGAATGTGCGCGTCATGCTTCTGTGGGCCGCCTTGCCGAAAATATGGAAGCCAAGGTTGTTGACCCTGAAACCGGAGAGGCTTTGCCTCCTGGCAAGAGGGGTGAGCTATGGCTGCGAGGTCCAACAATCATGAAGG GTTATGTTGGAGATGACAAGGCAACTGCTGAGACCTTGGATGAAGACGGGTGGTTGAAGACCGGTGATCTTTGTTACTTTGATGACGAGGGGTTCCTCTACATTGTTGACAGGTTAAAGGAATTGATAAAGTACAAGGCATATCAG GTACCCCCAGCTGAGTTGGAACATATACTTCAATCCCATCCCGACATTGAGGATGCTGCTGTGATTCC GTATCCGGATGAAGACGTGGGGCAGATTCCCATGGCATATGTGGTTAGAAAGCCCAGAAGCAATATCACTGAGGCTCAAGTTATGGATTTCGTTGCAAAACAA GTTGCTCCGTACAAGAAGATACGACGTGTAGCGTTTATCAACTCCATTCCAAAATCTCCAGCAGGAAAGATCTTGAGGAGGGAGCTAGTAACTCATGCTTTATCCACTGGTTCATCAAAATTATGA